In Streptomyces sp. NBC_01707, a genomic segment contains:
- a CDS encoding GNAT family N-acetyltransferase yields MSSTMSSFPERIELSGEGLVLRDWTEADLAAMPTLFDHPDIAYWTPIVSPFDETAARARLDLDRQLRAEGTTILLAVTVDGGAPLGEVMLRRAPEGTELGYAIGPAHRGRGLAARAVRVMASYAFEQLGVGQVILELEAENAASVAVATKAGFGLLDVPLITGEEKGRPYALQTWGLNRP; encoded by the coding sequence ATGAGCAGCACCATGTCGTCCTTTCCCGAGCGGATCGAGCTCTCGGGGGAGGGGCTCGTCCTCCGCGACTGGACGGAGGCGGACCTGGCCGCGATGCCGACGCTGTTCGACCACCCTGATATCGCGTACTGGACACCGATCGTCTCCCCCTTCGACGAAACGGCCGCCCGCGCTCGGCTGGACCTGGACCGGCAGCTGCGTGCGGAGGGCACGACCATCCTCCTGGCCGTCACCGTCGACGGCGGCGCACCGCTCGGTGAGGTGATGCTGCGACGTGCCCCCGAGGGCACGGAACTCGGCTACGCGATCGGCCCGGCGCACCGCGGCCGAGGGCTGGCGGCGCGGGCGGTGCGGGTGATGGCCTCGTACGCCTTCGAGCAGCTGGGCGTGGGGCAGGTGATCCTGGAACTGGAGGCCGAGAACGCAGCCAGCGTCGCCGTGGCCACCAAAGCGGGCTTCGGACTGCTCGACGTGCCGCTGATCACGGGTGAGGAGAAGGGGCGACCCTACGCGCTGCAGACGTGGGGTCTGAATCGCCCCTGA
- a CDS encoding SDR family NAD(P)-dependent oxidoreductase, giving the protein MAPPLHNWLHLPINRVQLRRFIELDHRARFDVIEANLLPLLRGGKPHSRKHMIEGLTPSPAALRKLVDGTDAGKLLVRVGPREPRPPHRHTQPENTNTSTRSTTMSSVLITGASKGIGRAIAIELSGRGHRVIATARRPETLADLPVDQRLRLDVTVQESVDQAIQDAGDIDVLINNAGETVRAPLESVPLSEVERLFQLNTLGALRVAQGLLPAMRQKGAGHLVFVSSIQGRLVLPLIGPYGASKWALEALAETLAIETGHFGIKVSIVQPGVVSSGGAERAKVFLEENDPYAPLYKALDVLRGESVTPQEVAATVADTIEQTDPPLRVPVGAPAEQVLRARKEAPENETFLTAEINW; this is encoded by the coding sequence GTGGCCCCGCCCCTGCACAACTGGCTTCACCTGCCGATCAACAGGGTCCAGCTGCGGCGATTCATCGAGTTGGACCACCGGGCCCGCTTCGACGTGATCGAAGCCAACCTCCTGCCACTTCTGCGAGGTGGCAAGCCCCACAGCCGCAAGCACATGATCGAAGGGCTGACCCCGTCCCCAGCGGCGCTCCGCAAGCTCGTCGACGGCACAGACGCAGGCAAGCTGCTCGTGCGGGTCGGACCTCGTGAACCGCGACCACCCCACCGCCACACCCAGCCGGAGAACACCAACACGTCAACGAGGAGTACCACCATGTCGTCCGTACTGATCACCGGCGCGTCCAAGGGCATCGGCCGAGCCATCGCCATCGAACTGTCCGGCCGGGGCCACCGCGTGATCGCCACCGCGCGTCGTCCGGAAACACTGGCTGACCTGCCTGTCGACCAGCGCCTGCGCCTTGATGTCACTGTTCAGGAAAGTGTCGACCAGGCCATCCAGGATGCCGGCGACATCGATGTACTCATCAACAATGCCGGTGAGACCGTTCGAGCGCCCCTGGAGAGCGTCCCGCTCTCGGAAGTCGAGCGGCTCTTCCAACTCAACACCCTGGGTGCCCTGCGGGTGGCGCAGGGCTTGCTTCCGGCGATGCGCCAGAAGGGAGCGGGACACCTCGTGTTCGTCTCCAGCATCCAGGGACGACTGGTACTCCCGTTGATCGGCCCCTACGGTGCCAGCAAATGGGCGCTTGAGGCACTCGCCGAGACCCTCGCCATTGAGACAGGCCACTTCGGCATCAAGGTGAGCATCGTGCAACCTGGTGTCGTCTCCTCTGGCGGCGCCGAACGCGCCAAGGTGTTCTTGGAGGAGAACGACCCCTACGCCCCGCTGTACAAGGCACTCGATGTCCTGCGGGGCGAATCCGTCACCCCGCAGGAGGTGGCCGCCACGGTGGCCGACACCATCGAGCAGACCGACCCCCCACTGCGCGTACCGGTCGGCGCGCCGGCCGAACAGGTCCTCCGGGCCCGCAAGGAAGCTCCGGAGAACGAGACCTTCCTGACGGCCGAAATCAATTGGTAG
- a CDS encoding putative quinol monooxygenase — translation MYQFLVSFTVPPEHRDDFVRAAQQTARESLANEPGSLRFEVLADEENPDLFYLNEAYADVDAFSAHAGGPYFAAFFAEAGTYAQGPTWLMKGNLIGDKAGA, via the coding sequence ATGTACCAGTTCCTTGTTTCCTTCACCGTCCCACCTGAACACCGCGACGACTTCGTTCGAGCAGCCCAGCAGACAGCGCGGGAATCCCTGGCGAACGAGCCCGGTTCCCTGCGGTTCGAGGTCCTCGCGGACGAGGAGAACCCGGACCTCTTCTACCTGAACGAGGCCTACGCCGACGTCGACGCGTTCAGCGCCCACGCCGGCGGCCCCTACTTCGCCGCATTCTTCGCCGAAGCCGGCACCTACGCACAGGGGCCGACGTGGCTGATGAAGGGAAACCTCATCGGCGACAAGGCAGGCGCTTGA
- a CDS encoding winged helix-turn-helix transcriptional regulator has product MTLPSTYADTNCSLARSLEIIGERWTLMIIRDAFFGLRRFGDFAAQLKIPRAVLANRLKSLVHEGVLIRVEDATAGVEYRLTDKGVELWPIVHALMNWGDEFYSPTGAKRALRHDRDGGPLDREGRCQECGSLVPVPQIRIEPGPGFDPAGADDDPLSHAINTPRRLLEPIVTPRTRSAEESDLSAA; this is encoded by the coding sequence ATGACACTCCCCAGCACCTACGCGGACACCAACTGCTCGCTGGCGCGAAGCCTGGAGATCATCGGAGAGCGGTGGACGCTCATGATCATCCGCGACGCGTTCTTCGGGCTGCGCCGGTTCGGCGACTTCGCCGCTCAGCTGAAGATCCCGCGAGCCGTCCTGGCCAATCGGCTGAAGTCCCTTGTGCATGAAGGCGTGCTCATCCGCGTCGAGGACGCGACCGCGGGCGTCGAGTACAGACTGACCGACAAGGGCGTCGAGCTGTGGCCGATCGTGCACGCTCTGATGAACTGGGGGGACGAGTTCTACTCGCCCACAGGAGCCAAACGCGCTCTGCGTCACGATCGGGACGGCGGCCCCCTCGACCGCGAGGGGCGCTGTCAGGAGTGCGGTTCGCTCGTCCCGGTCCCGCAGATCCGCATCGAGCCCGGACCTGGATTCGATCCGGCGGGCGCCGATGACGATCCCCTGTCCCACGCGATCAACACACCTCGACGACTCCTGGAACCGATCGTGACACCGCGCACACGCTCAGCCGAAGAGAGTGACCTCAGCGCGGCGTGA
- a CDS encoding helix-turn-helix domain-containing protein, with amino-acid sequence MSYRKGLVTVAVDNEVSRGRTNVRTNVRRVPGPCAHWSDQDADFIREILDLVGDKWSVLIVGTLSDGPVRYSDLACAIPGISQRMLTLTLKRLQRSGLVDRTAYAEVPPRVEYSLTGLGNSLLTTVLELAAWSADRHDEIRHHQRTYDTRNA; translated from the coding sequence GTGAGTTACCGGAAAGGGCTGGTCACCGTGGCCGTCGACAACGAAGTGAGTCGGGGGCGCACGAACGTGCGGACGAATGTGCGCCGCGTCCCCGGACCGTGCGCACACTGGAGCGACCAGGACGCCGACTTCATCCGCGAGATCCTCGACCTGGTCGGCGACAAGTGGAGTGTGCTGATCGTCGGCACCCTCTCCGACGGACCCGTGCGCTACTCCGACCTGGCCTGCGCCATCCCCGGCATCTCCCAGCGCATGCTCACCCTCACCCTCAAGCGGCTCCAGCGCAGCGGACTTGTCGATCGCACCGCATACGCGGAGGTCCCGCCCCGCGTCGAATACTCCCTGACCGGGCTCGGGAACTCGCTCCTCACCACCGTGCTGGAGCTGGCAGCCTGGTCCGCCGACCGGCACGACGAGATCCGCCACCACCAGCGCACATACGACACGCGAAACGCATAG
- a CDS encoding DsbA family protein, translated as MKIEFWADIVCPYCGLMDNRLRLALERFEYAGDVEVTHRSFQIHPDLPREGVTQRQLLEMYGIPASDAEGIFAPIEAAARAEGLEPYRALERTLGPTDLAHELLAYATDKGRGDEAWTAMFRAHFGEGRRLWTEGEVLGFAAQIGLDRADAAEALRERRYRDRVAADQREAERLGAGGTPFTVLDGRYALPGAVGTDELLAAMITVWEATHPEPRPLQVLGEGHVEGACGVDGCAVPRRPAT; from the coding sequence ATGAAGATCGAGTTCTGGGCGGACATCGTCTGCCCGTACTGCGGGCTGATGGACAACCGTCTCCGGCTGGCTCTCGAGCGTTTCGAGTACGCCGGCGACGTCGAGGTCACCCACCGCTCCTTCCAGATTCACCCCGACCTGCCGCGCGAGGGTGTCACCCAGCGGCAGCTGCTGGAGATGTACGGCATTCCCGCCTCGGATGCAGAGGGGATCTTCGCCCCGATCGAGGCTGCCGCCCGCGCGGAGGGGTTGGAGCCCTACCGCGCGCTGGAGCGGACACTGGGCCCGACCGACCTTGCCCACGAGCTGCTCGCCTACGCCACCGACAAGGGGCGGGGCGACGAGGCCTGGACGGCGATGTTCCGCGCCCACTTCGGCGAGGGACGCCGCCTGTGGACCGAGGGCGAGGTGCTCGGCTTCGCCGCCCAGATCGGCCTGGACCGTGCCGACGCCGCAGAGGCCCTGCGCGAGCGGCGCTACCGCGACCGGGTGGCCGCCGACCAGCGCGAAGCGGAGCGACTCGGCGCCGGCGGCACACCGTTCACGGTCCTCGACGGGCGCTACGCCCTGCCCGGCGCAGTCGGCACCGACGAGCTCCTGGCCGCGATGATCACGGTGTGGGAAGCCACCCACCCCGAGCCCCGGCCGCTGCAGGTGCTCGGGGAAGGCCATGTCGAGGGCGCCTGCGGAGTGGACGGCTGCGCCGTCCCGCGCCGTCCCGCCACCTGA
- a CDS encoding NAD(P)H-dependent oxidoreductase: MSYLLRIDASASGASSISRQVADSFTAAWSGDIVRRDLALNPVDHLGAVGITARTMRADEHTPEQKATIRLQDELVQEFLGAGAYLFAVPLYNYSIPSVFKAWLDHIMVVGRTIGLGSAVPSAGRPTLIVSARGGGYGPGAPQHGKDFLVPALETILGDTNLMALDVRAITPELTYAPSVESLRHLVPQHRASLESAHTQARQQAEEFSRITATRAIA, encoded by the coding sequence ATGTCCTACCTGCTGCGCATCGACGCCTCCGCCTCCGGCGCTTCTTCCATCTCCCGCCAGGTCGCCGATTCCTTCACCGCTGCCTGGAGCGGCGACATCGTCAGGCGTGACCTCGCACTCAATCCCGTCGACCACCTCGGCGCCGTCGGCATCACCGCCCGCACCATGCGCGCCGACGAGCACACCCCCGAGCAGAAGGCCACAATCCGGCTTCAGGACGAGCTGGTCCAGGAGTTTCTCGGCGCCGGGGCCTACCTCTTCGCAGTGCCGCTCTACAACTACTCGATCCCCTCGGTCTTCAAAGCGTGGCTGGACCACATCATGGTGGTCGGCAGGACCATCGGCCTGGGCAGCGCGGTTCCCAGCGCGGGCCGCCCCACCCTCATCGTCTCCGCCCGCGGCGGCGGCTACGGCCCCGGCGCACCCCAGCACGGCAAGGACTTCCTGGTCCCCGCGCTGGAGACCATCCTCGGTGATACGAACCTGATGGCGCTGGACGTCCGCGCCATCACACCAGAGCTGACGTACGCCCCCAGCGTGGAGTCGCTCCGGCACCTGGTGCCACAGCACCGCGCCTCACTGGAAAGCGCGCACACCCAGGCGCGCCAGCAGGCCGAGGAGTTCTCCCGCATCACGGCCACCCGGGCAATCGCCTGA
- a CDS encoding trypco2 family protein gives MDIELADSVTGLRDELLTADARGAGQDVVFDVGTVELELAVELRTDAKAKAGFKAGRFPGSRGGSVTGAGHIG, from the coding sequence GTGGACATCGAACTGGCCGACTCAGTCACTGGGTTGCGGGACGAGCTGCTGACTGCAGACGCGCGCGGAGCCGGGCAGGACGTGGTGTTCGACGTCGGAACGGTCGAGCTCGAACTCGCCGTTGAGTTGCGCACGGACGCCAAGGCCAAGGCCGGATTCAAGGCTGGGCGGTTTCCGGGGAGCCGAGGCGGAAGTGTCACGGGGGCAGGACACATCGGGTGA